A single genomic interval of Oceanithermus profundus DSM 14977 harbors:
- a CDS encoding ATP-binding protein: protein MTPEPPRLIPLPEGLLGPDPVRALLAEPLPHGDPWGWLLARALFGAEALARRFLDGTPAGLLRLVDEDLERLRALRSWLQASHALSDLGCREALAAEWAALEVLDQGGAENLVELFRTHGHAPFALYSAFVWTGALEPVPHPDPADEGVLVGYEPQLARLRANVERFLSGKPALPVLLYGARGTGKSTAVKALRTRYAERGLRLVEVLPEGLERLPSLLERVRGLPQRFVLYIDDLAYDAADPGWRKLKLLLDGAVWAAPDNVLFVATSNRKNLIRERWSDRPDPDAEPAAWDGVQEKLALADRFGLQLTFPPFDQKLYLRAVARHLGREELDEATRAEALRFAMEGRGFSGRTARQFADLTA, encoded by the coding sequence ATGACGCCCGAGCCGCCGCGGCTGATCCCGCTGCCCGAAGGGTTGCTGGGGCCCGACCCGGTCCGCGCCCTGCTCGCCGAGCCCCTGCCCCACGGCGACCCCTGGGGCTGGCTGCTCGCACGGGCGCTCTTCGGGGCCGAGGCGCTGGCGCGGCGGTTTTTGGACGGCACCCCCGCAGGACTGCTGCGCCTCGTCGACGAGGACCTGGAACGCCTGCGCGCCCTGCGCTCCTGGCTGCAGGCGAGCCACGCGCTTTCGGACCTGGGCTGCCGGGAAGCGCTGGCCGCCGAGTGGGCGGCGCTCGAGGTGCTCGACCAAGGCGGCGCGGAGAACCTGGTGGAACTCTTTCGCACCCACGGCCACGCGCCGTTCGCGCTCTACAGCGCCTTCGTATGGACCGGGGCGCTCGAGCCCGTTCCCCACCCGGACCCTGCCGACGAGGGGGTGCTCGTCGGTTACGAGCCCCAGCTCGCGCGCCTGCGCGCCAACGTCGAACGCTTCCTGAGCGGCAAGCCCGCGCTCCCGGTGCTCCTCTACGGCGCGCGCGGCACCGGCAAGTCCACCGCGGTCAAGGCGCTGCGCACCCGCTACGCCGAGCGGGGGCTGCGGCTGGTGGAGGTGCTGCCCGAAGGGCTGGAGCGCCTGCCCTCTCTGCTCGAGCGGGTGCGCGGCCTGCCCCAGCGCTTCGTGCTCTACATCGACGACCTGGCCTACGACGCCGCCGACCCCGGCTGGCGCAAGCTGAAGCTGCTCCTCGACGGCGCGGTCTGGGCCGCCCCGGACAACGTCCTCTTCGTCGCCACCTCGAACCGCAAGAACCTGATCCGCGAACGCTGGAGCGACCGGCCCGACCCCGACGCCGAGCCCGCCGCCTGGGACGGGGTCCAGGAAAAGCTGGCCCTCGCCGACCGTTTCGGCTTGCAGCTCACCTTTCCCCCCTTCGACCAGAAGCTCTACCTGCGGGCGGTGGCCCGGCACCTGGGGCGCGAGGAACTGGACGAGGCCACCCGCGCGGAGGCGCTGCGCTTCGCCATGGAAGGCCGCGGGTTCTCGGGGCGCACGGCGCGGCAGTTCGCCGACCTGACCGCCTGA
- the glgP gene encoding alpha-glucan family phosphorylase: MNVLGRITELPELPEPLAPLKEMAYNVWLWWSWTPAAQELYRRINPVLWEACRHNPVKLLLEARPERLADLAADPEYTASVEAVYQSFKAHLASRPKPTTGTVAYFSAEFGFHESLPIYAGGLGILAGDHVKAASNLGVNLVGVGLFYHRGYFHQHLSPEGVQTEYHETLHPEELPLLPVRDAEGEPVKVAVEIEGRKVWITAYQVQVATVPVYLMSTDLPENDPADREITAELYNAEPGMRLRQEIVLGVGGVRLLRALGVEPEVWHMNEGHSAFIGLERIRELVAQGLDFDTALESVAASALFTTHTPVPAGHDVFGFEQVAHYLQGWWERLGIPRERFLNLAREEREDGAVYSMSVLALRTSRFAGGVSRLHGEVSRKMFHDLWPGLEPEEVPIGHVTNGVHTWTWLAPVLRDLYERYFPEGWMHALSRPEHWATDALPAGELWAARRALREQLIRDVRERLGEQRLRAGEPPARLRAAERALDPGTLTVVFARRFATYKRADLLFHDPERLKAIVNGPYPIQIVFAGKAHPRDEPGKAMIQKIVRLVRELELEDRILVLEDYDIALARTLVFGADLWLNTPRRPMEASGTSGMKSALNGGVNFSVLDGWWAEAYDGQNGWAIGTERAYDSLAAQDAADAASLYDTLEHEILPLFYARDAEGIPTGWLGRVRRSIRTAGAAFSAERMVNEYLNTYYKPAEAHGRVLSADGHARARELAAWKKRMAERWRQVRLEARAPGDLRLNGKPLEVSASVDPAGVDPRHLRLELLLRRGATGPLQRVAFPEPETHDGRLHYRIRYRPDLPGSYVYGVRLSAQHPDFAQPFEVAFVRWA; the protein is encoded by the coding sequence ATGAACGTTCTTGGACGCATCACCGAACTTCCCGAGCTGCCCGAGCCGCTGGCCCCCCTCAAGGAGATGGCCTACAACGTCTGGCTCTGGTGGAGCTGGACCCCGGCGGCTCAGGAGCTCTACCGGCGGATCAACCCGGTGCTCTGGGAGGCCTGCCGCCACAACCCCGTCAAGCTCCTGCTCGAGGCCCGGCCCGAACGCCTCGCCGACCTGGCCGCCGACCCGGAGTACACCGCCAGCGTCGAGGCGGTCTACCAGAGCTTCAAGGCCCACCTGGCCTCGCGGCCGAAGCCCACCACCGGGACGGTCGCCTACTTCTCGGCCGAGTTCGGCTTCCACGAGTCGCTGCCCATCTACGCCGGCGGCCTCGGCATCCTCGCCGGCGACCACGTCAAGGCCGCCTCCAACCTCGGGGTCAACCTGGTGGGGGTGGGCCTCTTCTACCACCGCGGCTACTTCCACCAGCACCTCTCCCCCGAGGGCGTGCAGACCGAGTACCACGAGACCCTCCACCCCGAGGAGCTGCCGCTGCTGCCGGTGCGCGACGCCGAAGGGGAACCCGTCAAGGTGGCCGTCGAGATCGAGGGGCGGAAGGTCTGGATCACCGCCTACCAGGTGCAGGTGGCCACGGTCCCCGTCTACCTGATGAGCACCGACCTGCCCGAGAACGACCCCGCCGACCGCGAGATCACGGCGGAGCTCTACAACGCCGAGCCGGGGATGCGTCTGCGCCAGGAGATCGTCCTCGGCGTCGGAGGGGTGCGCCTGCTCCGCGCCCTCGGCGTCGAGCCCGAGGTCTGGCACATGAACGAGGGGCACTCCGCCTTCATCGGACTCGAGCGCATCCGCGAGCTCGTCGCCCAGGGCCTCGACTTCGACACCGCCCTCGAGTCCGTGGCCGCGAGCGCCCTCTTCACCACCCACACGCCGGTACCGGCGGGGCACGACGTCTTCGGCTTCGAACAGGTCGCCCACTACCTTCAGGGCTGGTGGGAACGCCTGGGCATCCCCCGCGAACGCTTCCTGAACCTCGCCCGCGAGGAGCGCGAGGACGGCGCGGTCTACTCCATGTCGGTCCTCGCCCTGCGCACCAGCCGCTTCGCGGGCGGCGTCTCCCGGCTGCACGGCGAGGTCTCGCGCAAGATGTTCCACGACCTCTGGCCGGGGCTGGAGCCCGAAGAGGTGCCCATCGGCCACGTGACCAACGGGGTGCACACCTGGACCTGGCTGGCCCCGGTGCTGCGCGACCTCTACGAGCGCTACTTCCCCGAGGGTTGGATGCACGCCCTCAGCCGGCCCGAGCACTGGGCGACCGACGCCCTCCCGGCGGGCGAGCTCTGGGCGGCGCGGCGGGCGCTGCGGGAGCAGCTGATCCGCGACGTGCGCGAGCGCCTCGGCGAACAGCGGCTGCGCGCCGGCGAACCGCCGGCGCGGCTGCGGGCGGCCGAGCGCGCCCTCGACCCCGGCACCCTCACCGTCGTCTTCGCGCGCCGTTTCGCCACCTACAAACGCGCCGACCTGCTCTTCCACGACCCCGAACGCCTGAAGGCGATCGTAAACGGCCCCTACCCCATCCAGATCGTCTTCGCGGGCAAGGCGCATCCGCGTGACGAGCCCGGCAAGGCGATGATCCAGAAGATCGTACGCCTGGTGCGGGAGCTCGAGCTGGAAGACCGGATCCTGGTGCTCGAGGACTACGACATCGCCCTCGCCCGCACCCTCGTCTTCGGCGCCGACCTCTGGCTCAACACCCCGCGCCGGCCGATGGAGGCCTCGGGCACCTCGGGGATGAAGTCGGCGCTCAACGGCGGGGTGAACTTCAGCGTCCTCGACGGCTGGTGGGCCGAGGCCTACGACGGTCAGAACGGCTGGGCCATCGGCACCGAACGCGCCTACGACTCGCTGGCGGCGCAGGACGCCGCCGACGCGGCCAGCCTCTACGACACCCTGGAGCACGAGATCCTGCCGCTCTTCTACGCGCGCGACGCCGAAGGCATCCCCACCGGCTGGCTGGGCCGGGTGCGCCGCAGCATCCGCACCGCCGGCGCCGCGTTCTCCGCCGAGCGGATGGTCAACGAGTACCTGAACACCTACTACAAGCCCGCCGAGGCCCACGGCCGGGTCCTCAGCGCCGACGGGCACGCGCGGGCGCGCGAGCTCGCCGCCTGGAAGAAACGCATGGCCGAGCGCTGGCGCCAGGTCCGCCTCGAGGCGCGCGCGCCCGGCGACCTGCGCCTCAACGGCAAGCCGCTCGAGGTGTCCGCGAGCGTGGACCCTGCCGGGGTCGACCCGCGCCACCTGCGGCTCGAGCTGCTGCTGCGCCGCGGCGCGACCGGTCCGCTGCAGCGCGTGGCCTTCCCCGAACCCGAGACGCACGACGGCCGGCTCCACTACCGCATCCGCTACCGCCCCGACCTTCCGGGCAGCTACGTCTACGGCGTGCGCCTCTCGGCCCAGCACCCCGACTTCGCCCAGCCCTTCGAGGTGGCCTTCGTCCGCTGGGCCTGA
- a CDS encoding CTP synthase, with amino-acid sequence MKYIFVTGGVVSSLGKGIVTSSLGAILRGRGYRVTAIKVDPYINLDAGTMRPYEHGEVFVTADGAETDLDIGHYERFLDLDLSRKNNITTGQVYKAVIERERKGEYLSQTVQVIPHVTDEIKRRIREVAAEQEAEIAIVEIGGTVGDIESLPFLEAIRQFQFDEPAENTLYIHLTLVPYLRTSEEFKTKPTQHSVATLRGVGIQPDAIVLRSEKEPPEEVRRKVALFTNVRPEAVFSSYDVKDIYEVPLVLEEQGLGKLVEKKLGLEPVFPNLGIWTDAVRVLREPEDVVTVGVAGKYVKMPDAYLSLLEALKHGGIKNRVRVEVKWIDAEGLIEGDLSEAFQGVDAILVPGGFGIRGIEGKIRAVQYAREQKIPYLGICLGLQVATIEFARHVAGLEAANSTEFDPYTPHPVIDLMPEQLEVEGMGGTMRLGDWPMQIRPGTLLERVYGGARTVHERHRHRYEVNPAYVELLTQAGLVVSGVTPGMQGRGTGLVEAIELEGHPFFLALQSHPEFKSRPMRPSPPFAAFVAAALDHKRAHRVLAAGEAADAREA; translated from the coding sequence ATGAAGTACATTTTCGTAACCGGCGGGGTCGTGAGTTCCTTGGGCAAAGGCATCGTGACCTCGTCGCTGGGGGCCATCCTTCGGGGGCGCGGCTACCGCGTGACCGCGATCAAGGTCGACCCCTACATCAACCTCGACGCGGGCACGATGCGTCCGTACGAGCACGGCGAGGTCTTCGTGACCGCCGACGGGGCCGAGACCGACCTGGACATCGGCCACTACGAGCGCTTTTTAGACCTCGACCTTTCCCGCAAGAACAACATCACCACCGGTCAGGTCTACAAGGCCGTGATCGAGCGCGAGCGCAAGGGCGAGTACCTGTCCCAGACGGTCCAGGTCATCCCCCACGTCACCGACGAGATCAAGCGCCGCATCCGCGAGGTGGCCGCCGAGCAGGAGGCGGAGATCGCCATCGTCGAGATCGGCGGCACCGTGGGCGACATCGAGAGCCTGCCCTTCCTCGAGGCGATCCGCCAGTTCCAGTTCGACGAGCCGGCCGAGAACACCCTCTACATCCACCTCACCCTGGTGCCCTACCTGCGCACCTCGGAGGAGTTCAAGACCAAGCCCACCCAGCACTCGGTGGCCACGCTGCGGGGGGTGGGGATCCAGCCCGACGCCATCGTGCTGCGCTCCGAGAAGGAGCCGCCCGAGGAGGTGCGCCGCAAGGTCGCCCTCTTCACCAACGTGCGGCCCGAGGCGGTGTTTTCCAGCTACGACGTGAAGGACATCTACGAGGTGCCCCTGGTGCTGGAGGAGCAGGGGCTGGGCAAGTTGGTGGAGAAGAAGCTGGGCCTCGAGCCCGTCTTCCCGAACCTGGGCATCTGGACCGACGCCGTGCGGGTGCTGCGCGAACCCGAGGACGTCGTCACCGTGGGGGTGGCGGGCAAGTACGTGAAGATGCCCGACGCCTACCTGTCGCTGCTCGAGGCGCTCAAGCACGGGGGCATCAAGAACCGCGTGCGCGTCGAGGTCAAGTGGATCGACGCCGAGGGCCTGATCGAGGGCGACCTGAGCGAGGCCTTCCAGGGGGTGGACGCCATCCTGGTGCCCGGTGGCTTCGGCATCCGCGGCATCGAGGGCAAGATCCGTGCGGTCCAGTACGCGCGCGAGCAGAAGATCCCCTACCTGGGGATCTGCCTGGGGCTGCAGGTCGCGACCATCGAGTTCGCCCGCCACGTCGCCGGCCTCGAGGCGGCCAACTCCACCGAGTTCGATCCCTACACCCCCCATCCGGTCATCGACCTGATGCCCGAGCAGCTCGAGGTCGAGGGCATGGGCGGGACGATGCGCCTGGGCGACTGGCCGATGCAGATCCGCCCCGGTACGCTGCTCGAGCGCGTCTACGGCGGGGCGCGCACCGTGCACGAACGCCACCGCCACCGCTACGAGGTCAACCCCGCCTACGTCGAGCTGCTCACCCAGGCGGGGCTGGTGGTCAGCGGCGTGACCCCGGGGATGCAGGGGCGCGGCACCGGCCTGGTCGAGGCCATCGAGCTGGAAGGCCACCCCTTCTTCCTGGCCCTGCAGTCGCACCCCGAGTTCAAGAGCCGCCCCATGCGCCCCAGCCCGCCCTTCGCCGCCTTCGTCGCCGCCGCTTTGGACCACAAGCGGGCGCACCGGGTGCTGGCCGCCGGCGAGGCGGCGGACGCCCGCGAGGCCTGA